One window of Molothrus ater isolate BHLD 08-10-18 breed brown headed cowbird chromosome 31, BPBGC_Mater_1.1, whole genome shotgun sequence genomic DNA carries:
- the LOC118700553 gene encoding synaptonemal complex protein 1-like isoform X9 gives MNELFSKLYKEAEKIKQWKLTVETELNQKERKLQENKKTIEAQNKAIQELQFENENLHLKLEDEICENKDLLKEAAASRHLCNLLKETCTRFTEKTSKHEQEKAETIQLYEELHSNIERMTAAFEELRVQAENDRSEMSFKLKEEAEKVDKFEKECKLEVSQKEKQISALTIERDEKDDVIKDIKAQLQTSQNKIADLMEAKLHHEEMLKESQVSKEHLRAELEEAKMSLQKAEVTQKNLETELQTRVKTLIQVTGEKEEQEEECKKMKALLAALTEEFETSVANLKSLLQEEQNRLKKYEDDSKLLTLELQKKSAELEEMTKVKCDKEVQLEELSETLKEFQDLKAQLTSTAEKEQDYLKQLVTLKTDLEQEALRNEQLTVYLSKLSLEKEQTAQEKNAVAAEVKKLQEQQEDSKKKEENTKQLVENLEEANSQLRNELESLKQKMAKTGEEMRSALDEREENMNNLKKQVENKTKCIEELQQENKVLPKKLTAESKKSNTYEGKVNKLQIEMEKMNKQHKEAADIYQKDIETRKGNENKLREENEYDKMVEEKDAELKVYKMKQQKQFSSARALENELSSLKSELASLKEQLKAEIEEKENLVKEHSHSMIPESEKKHKEFTCGFHIGAMESSTTLMLSV, from the exons ATGAATGAATTGTTCTCAAAACTCTACAAAGAGGCTGAGAAGATCAAGCAGTGGAAACTGACTGTGGAAACAGAATTaaaccagaaagaaagaaagctccaggaaaataaaaagactaTTGAAGCACAGAATAAAGCCATTCAAGAACTGCAG tttgaaaatgaaaacctccATTTGAAACTGGAAGATGAGATATGTGAAAATAAAGATCTCTTGAAAGA AGCTGCTGCTTCGAGGCATCTGTGTAACCTGCTCAAGGAAACCTGCACTCGCTTCACAGAGAAGACCAGTAAAC ATGaacaggaaaaggcagaaacaaTACAATTGTATGAGGAACTTCATAGCAACATAGAA agAATGACAGCGGCATTTGAAGAGCTTCGTGTGCAAGCAGAGAACGACAGATCGGAAATGAGTTTCAAAT taaaagaagaagcagaaaaagtgGACAAGTTTGAAAAAGAATGCAAACTGGAAGTCagtcaaaaggaaaagcag aTTTCAGCTCTCACCATagagagagatgaaaaagaTGATGTCATAAAAGACATCAAGGCTCAGCTGCAGACGTCACAAAATAAGATTGCTGACTTAATGGAAGCAAAAT taCATCATGAAGAAATGTTAAAGGAATCCCAGGTCAGTAAAGAACAtttgagggcagagctggaagagGCTAAAATGTCATTGCAAAAGGCAGAG GTTACTCAAAAGAACTTGGAAACTGAGCTCCAGACTAGAGTGAAAACATTAATTCAGGTtactggagaaaaggaagagcaggaggaagaatgtaaaaaaatgaaGGCTTTGCTTGCAGCCCTGACAGAGGAGTTTGAGACTTCTGTTGCCAATTTGAAAAGCTTGCTGCAAGAAGAGCAAAATAG ATTAAAGAAATATGAAGATGATTCAAAGCTGCTTACCTTGGAGCTCCAAAAGAAATCTGCTGAACTGG AAGAGATGACTAAAGTAAAATGTGATAAAGAAGTGCAACTTGAAGAGCTGTCAGAAACTCTg aaagaatTCCAGGATTTGAAAGCACAGCTGACAAGTACAGCTGAGAAGGAACAAGATTATTTAAAGCAGCTTGTGACTCTGAAAACAGATCTTGAACAAGAGGC GTTAAGGAATGAACAACTAACAGTGTATCTCAGTAAGCTTTCACTAGAGAAAGAACAAACAGCAcaagagaaaaatgctgtggctgcagaagtCAAGAAACTGCAAGAACAACAAGAG GAtagtaagaaaaaagaagaaaatacaaagcagTTAGTTGAAAATCTAGAAGAGGCAAATAGCCAGCTAAG AAATGAACTGGAGtctttgaagcagaaaatggCAAAGACAGGTGAAGAGATGAGAAGTGCACTggatgaaagagaagaaaat ATGAACAATTTAAAGAAGCaggtggaaaataaaaccaaatgcaTTGAAGAGTTGCAGCAGGAG AATAAGGTGCTGCCAAAGAAACTTActgcagaaagcaagaaaagcaataCTTATGAAGGGAAG GTGAATAAATTGCAGATAGAGATGGAAAAGATGAACAAGCAACATAAGGAAGCAGCTGACATCTATCAAAAAGACAtagaaacaagaaaaggaaatgaaaataaacttcGTGAAGAG AATGAATATGATAAAATGGTTGAAGAAAAAGATGCAGAGttaaaagtatataaaatgaaacagcaaaagcagtTCTCATCAGCAAGAGCACTG GAAAATGAGCTGTCATCTTTGAAAAGTGAACTGGCCTCCCTTAAGGAacaactgaaagcagaaattgaaGAAAAG GAGAATCTTGTAAAAGAGCACTCTCACAGTATGATTCctgaaagtgaaaagaaacacaag GAGTTCACTTGTGGGTTTCATATTGGAGCAATGGAATCCAGCACCACTTTGATGTTATCTGTCTAA
- the LOC118700553 gene encoding synaptonemal complex protein 1-like isoform X5, producing MNELFSKLYKEAEKIKQWKLTVETELNQKERKLQENKKTIEAQNKAIQELQFENENLHLKLEDEICENKDLLKEAAASRHLCNLLKETCTRFTEKTSKHEQEKAETIQLYEELHSNIERMTAAFEELRVQAENDRSEMSFKLKEEAEKVDKFEKECKLEVSQKEKQISALTIERDEKDDVIKDIKAQLQTSQNKIADLMEAKLHHEEMLKESQVSKEHLRAELEEAKMSLQKAEVTQKNLETELQTRVKTLIQVTGEKEEQEEECKKMKALLAALTEEFETSVANLKSLLQEEQNRLKKYEDDSKLLTLELQKKSAELEEMTKVKCDKEVQLEELSETLKEFQDLKAQLTSTAEKEQDYLKQLVTLKTDLEQEALRNEQLTVYLSKLSLEKEQTAQEKNAVAAEVKKLQEQQEDSKKKEENTKQLVENLEEANSQLRNELESLKQKMAKTGEEMRSALDEREENMNNLKKQVENKTKCIEELQQENKVLPKKLTAESKKSNTYEGKVNKLQIEMEKMNKQHKEAADIYQKDIETRKGNENKLREEENELSSLKSELASLKEQLKAEIEEKENLVKEHSHSMIPESEKKHKTYAIKTPPMDKMHSGRSTNLPSEQSSRKKQKVLVQLDTQSDSSEHTDLLSIVSEEEMFKNLYKDFPQASRLHSPAPKKLHPV from the exons ATGAATGAATTGTTCTCAAAACTCTACAAAGAGGCTGAGAAGATCAAGCAGTGGAAACTGACTGTGGAAACAGAATTaaaccagaaagaaagaaagctccaggaaaataaaaagactaTTGAAGCACAGAATAAAGCCATTCAAGAACTGCAG tttgaaaatgaaaacctccATTTGAAACTGGAAGATGAGATATGTGAAAATAAAGATCTCTTGAAAGA AGCTGCTGCTTCGAGGCATCTGTGTAACCTGCTCAAGGAAACCTGCACTCGCTTCACAGAGAAGACCAGTAAAC ATGaacaggaaaaggcagaaacaaTACAATTGTATGAGGAACTTCATAGCAACATAGAA agAATGACAGCGGCATTTGAAGAGCTTCGTGTGCAAGCAGAGAACGACAGATCGGAAATGAGTTTCAAAT taaaagaagaagcagaaaaagtgGACAAGTTTGAAAAAGAATGCAAACTGGAAGTCagtcaaaaggaaaagcag aTTTCAGCTCTCACCATagagagagatgaaaaagaTGATGTCATAAAAGACATCAAGGCTCAGCTGCAGACGTCACAAAATAAGATTGCTGACTTAATGGAAGCAAAAT taCATCATGAAGAAATGTTAAAGGAATCCCAGGTCAGTAAAGAACAtttgagggcagagctggaagagGCTAAAATGTCATTGCAAAAGGCAGAG GTTACTCAAAAGAACTTGGAAACTGAGCTCCAGACTAGAGTGAAAACATTAATTCAGGTtactggagaaaaggaagagcaggaggaagaatgtaaaaaaatgaaGGCTTTGCTTGCAGCCCTGACAGAGGAGTTTGAGACTTCTGTTGCCAATTTGAAAAGCTTGCTGCAAGAAGAGCAAAATAG ATTAAAGAAATATGAAGATGATTCAAAGCTGCTTACCTTGGAGCTCCAAAAGAAATCTGCTGAACTGG AAGAGATGACTAAAGTAAAATGTGATAAAGAAGTGCAACTTGAAGAGCTGTCAGAAACTCTg aaagaatTCCAGGATTTGAAAGCACAGCTGACAAGTACAGCTGAGAAGGAACAAGATTATTTAAAGCAGCTTGTGACTCTGAAAACAGATCTTGAACAAGAGGC GTTAAGGAATGAACAACTAACAGTGTATCTCAGTAAGCTTTCACTAGAGAAAGAACAAACAGCAcaagagaaaaatgctgtggctgcagaagtCAAGAAACTGCAAGAACAACAAGAG GAtagtaagaaaaaagaagaaaatacaaagcagTTAGTTGAAAATCTAGAAGAGGCAAATAGCCAGCTAAG AAATGAACTGGAGtctttgaagcagaaaatggCAAAGACAGGTGAAGAGATGAGAAGTGCACTggatgaaagagaagaaaat ATGAACAATTTAAAGAAGCaggtggaaaataaaaccaaatgcaTTGAAGAGTTGCAGCAGGAG AATAAGGTGCTGCCAAAGAAACTTActgcagaaagcaagaaaagcaataCTTATGAAGGGAAG GTGAATAAATTGCAGATAGAGATGGAAAAGATGAACAAGCAACATAAGGAAGCAGCTGACATCTATCAAAAAGACAtagaaacaagaaaaggaaatgaaaataaacttcGTGAAGAG GAAAATGAGCTGTCATCTTTGAAAAGTGAACTGGCCTCCCTTAAGGAacaactgaaagcagaaattgaaGAAAAG GAGAATCTTGTAAAAGAGCACTCTCACAGTATGATTCctgaaagtgaaaagaaacacaag ACATATGCTATAAAGACTCCTCCAATGGATAAGATGCACAGTGGAAGAAGCACAAACCTGccttcagagcagagcagcaggaaaaagcagaaagtgcTTGTGCAGCTGGACACTCAGTcagacagctctgagcacactGACCTCCTG AGCATAGTCTCGgaagaagaaatgtttaaaaatttgtaCAAAGATTTTCCACAAGCTTCGCGATTACATTCCCCAGCACCAAAAAAG CTCCATCCAGTGTGA
- the LOC118700553 gene encoding synaptonemal complex protein 1-like isoform X8: MNELFSKLYKEAEKIKQWKLTVETELNQKERKLQENKKTIEAQNKAIQELQFENENLHLKLEDEICENKDLLKEAAASRHLCNLLKETCTRFTEKTSKHEQEKAETIQLYEELHSNIERMTAAFEELRVQAENDRSEMSFKLKEEAEKVDKFEKECKLEVSQKEKQISALTIERDEKDDVIKDIKAQLQTSQNKIADLMEAKLHHEEMLKESQVSKEHLRAELEEAKMSLQKAEVTQKNLETELQTRVKTLIQVTGEKEEQEEECKKMKALLAALTEEFETSVANLKSLLQEEQNRLKKYEDDSKLLTLELQKKSAELEEMTKVKCDKEVQLEELSETLKEFQDLKAQLTSTAEKEQDYLKQLVTLKTDLEQEALRNEQLTVYLSKLSLEKEQTAQEKNAVAAEVKKLQEQQEDSKKKEENTKQLVENLEEANSQLRNELESLKQKMAKTGEEMRSALDEREENMNNLKKQVENKTKCIEELQQENKVLPKKLTAESKKSNTYEGKVNKLQIEMEKMNKQHKEAADIYQKDIETRKGNENKLREEENELSSLKSELASLKEQLKAEIEEKTYAIKTPPMDKMHSGRSTNLPSEQSSRKKQKVLVQLDTQSDSSEHTDLLSIVSEEEMFKNLYKDFPQASRLHSPAPKKLHPV, encoded by the exons ATGAATGAATTGTTCTCAAAACTCTACAAAGAGGCTGAGAAGATCAAGCAGTGGAAACTGACTGTGGAAACAGAATTaaaccagaaagaaagaaagctccaggaaaataaaaagactaTTGAAGCACAGAATAAAGCCATTCAAGAACTGCAG tttgaaaatgaaaacctccATTTGAAACTGGAAGATGAGATATGTGAAAATAAAGATCTCTTGAAAGA AGCTGCTGCTTCGAGGCATCTGTGTAACCTGCTCAAGGAAACCTGCACTCGCTTCACAGAGAAGACCAGTAAAC ATGaacaggaaaaggcagaaacaaTACAATTGTATGAGGAACTTCATAGCAACATAGAA agAATGACAGCGGCATTTGAAGAGCTTCGTGTGCAAGCAGAGAACGACAGATCGGAAATGAGTTTCAAAT taaaagaagaagcagaaaaagtgGACAAGTTTGAAAAAGAATGCAAACTGGAAGTCagtcaaaaggaaaagcag aTTTCAGCTCTCACCATagagagagatgaaaaagaTGATGTCATAAAAGACATCAAGGCTCAGCTGCAGACGTCACAAAATAAGATTGCTGACTTAATGGAAGCAAAAT taCATCATGAAGAAATGTTAAAGGAATCCCAGGTCAGTAAAGAACAtttgagggcagagctggaagagGCTAAAATGTCATTGCAAAAGGCAGAG GTTACTCAAAAGAACTTGGAAACTGAGCTCCAGACTAGAGTGAAAACATTAATTCAGGTtactggagaaaaggaagagcaggaggaagaatgtaaaaaaatgaaGGCTTTGCTTGCAGCCCTGACAGAGGAGTTTGAGACTTCTGTTGCCAATTTGAAAAGCTTGCTGCAAGAAGAGCAAAATAG ATTAAAGAAATATGAAGATGATTCAAAGCTGCTTACCTTGGAGCTCCAAAAGAAATCTGCTGAACTGG AAGAGATGACTAAAGTAAAATGTGATAAAGAAGTGCAACTTGAAGAGCTGTCAGAAACTCTg aaagaatTCCAGGATTTGAAAGCACAGCTGACAAGTACAGCTGAGAAGGAACAAGATTATTTAAAGCAGCTTGTGACTCTGAAAACAGATCTTGAACAAGAGGC GTTAAGGAATGAACAACTAACAGTGTATCTCAGTAAGCTTTCACTAGAGAAAGAACAAACAGCAcaagagaaaaatgctgtggctgcagaagtCAAGAAACTGCAAGAACAACAAGAG GAtagtaagaaaaaagaagaaaatacaaagcagTTAGTTGAAAATCTAGAAGAGGCAAATAGCCAGCTAAG AAATGAACTGGAGtctttgaagcagaaaatggCAAAGACAGGTGAAGAGATGAGAAGTGCACTggatgaaagagaagaaaat ATGAACAATTTAAAGAAGCaggtggaaaataaaaccaaatgcaTTGAAGAGTTGCAGCAGGAG AATAAGGTGCTGCCAAAGAAACTTActgcagaaagcaagaaaagcaataCTTATGAAGGGAAG GTGAATAAATTGCAGATAGAGATGGAAAAGATGAACAAGCAACATAAGGAAGCAGCTGACATCTATCAAAAAGACAtagaaacaagaaaaggaaatgaaaataaacttcGTGAAGAG GAAAATGAGCTGTCATCTTTGAAAAGTGAACTGGCCTCCCTTAAGGAacaactgaaagcagaaattgaaGAAAAG ACATATGCTATAAAGACTCCTCCAATGGATAAGATGCACAGTGGAAGAAGCACAAACCTGccttcagagcagagcagcaggaaaaagcagaaagtgcTTGTGCAGCTGGACACTCAGTcagacagctctgagcacactGACCTCCTG AGCATAGTCTCGgaagaagaaatgtttaaaaatttgtaCAAAGATTTTCCACAAGCTTCGCGATTACATTCCCCAGCACCAAAAAAG CTCCATCCAGTGTGA
- the LOC118700553 gene encoding synaptonemal complex protein 1-like isoform X2: MNELFSKLYKEAEKIKQWKLTVETELNQKERKLQENKKTIEAQNKAIQELQFENENLHLKLEDEICENKDLLKEAAASRHLCNLLKETCTRFTEKTSKHEQEKAETIQLYEELHSNIERMTAAFEELRVQAENDRSEMSFKLKEEAEKVDKFEKECKLEVSQKEKQISALTIERDEKDDVIKDIKAQLQTSQNKIADLMEAKLHHEEMLKESQVSKEHLRAELEEAKMSLQKAEVTQKNLETELQTRVKTLIQVTGEKEEQEEECKKMKALLAALTEEFETSVANLKSLLQEEQNRLKKYEDDSKLLTLELQKKSAELEMTKVKCDKEVQLEELSETLKEFQDLKAQLTSTAEKEQDYLKQLVTLKTDLEQEALRNEQLTVYLSKLSLEKEQTAQEKNAVAAEVKKLQEQQEDSKKKEENTKQLVENLEEANSQLRNELESLKQKMAKTGEEMRSALDEREENMNNLKKQVENKTKCIEELQQENKVLPKKLTAESKKSNTYEGKVNKLQIEMEKMNKQHKEAADIYQKDIETRKGNENKLREENEYDKMVEEKDAELKVYKMKQQKQFSSARALENELSSLKSELASLKEQLKAEIEEKENLVKEHSHSMIPESEKKHKTYAIKTPPMDKMHSGRSTNLPSEQSSRKKQKVLVQLDTQSDSSEHTDLLSIVSEEEMFKNLYKDFPQASRLHSPAPKKLHPV; the protein is encoded by the exons ATGAATGAATTGTTCTCAAAACTCTACAAAGAGGCTGAGAAGATCAAGCAGTGGAAACTGACTGTGGAAACAGAATTaaaccagaaagaaagaaagctccaggaaaataaaaagactaTTGAAGCACAGAATAAAGCCATTCAAGAACTGCAG tttgaaaatgaaaacctccATTTGAAACTGGAAGATGAGATATGTGAAAATAAAGATCTCTTGAAAGA AGCTGCTGCTTCGAGGCATCTGTGTAACCTGCTCAAGGAAACCTGCACTCGCTTCACAGAGAAGACCAGTAAAC ATGaacaggaaaaggcagaaacaaTACAATTGTATGAGGAACTTCATAGCAACATAGAA agAATGACAGCGGCATTTGAAGAGCTTCGTGTGCAAGCAGAGAACGACAGATCGGAAATGAGTTTCAAAT taaaagaagaagcagaaaaagtgGACAAGTTTGAAAAAGAATGCAAACTGGAAGTCagtcaaaaggaaaagcag aTTTCAGCTCTCACCATagagagagatgaaaaagaTGATGTCATAAAAGACATCAAGGCTCAGCTGCAGACGTCACAAAATAAGATTGCTGACTTAATGGAAGCAAAAT taCATCATGAAGAAATGTTAAAGGAATCCCAGGTCAGTAAAGAACAtttgagggcagagctggaagagGCTAAAATGTCATTGCAAAAGGCAGAG GTTACTCAAAAGAACTTGGAAACTGAGCTCCAGACTAGAGTGAAAACATTAATTCAGGTtactggagaaaaggaagagcaggaggaagaatgtaaaaaaatgaaGGCTTTGCTTGCAGCCCTGACAGAGGAGTTTGAGACTTCTGTTGCCAATTTGAAAAGCTTGCTGCAAGAAGAGCAAAATAG ATTAAAGAAATATGAAGATGATTCAAAGCTGCTTACCTTGGAGCTCCAAAAGAAATCTGCTGAACTGG AGATGACTAAAGTAAAATGTGATAAAGAAGTGCAACTTGAAGAGCTGTCAGAAACTCTg aaagaatTCCAGGATTTGAAAGCACAGCTGACAAGTACAGCTGAGAAGGAACAAGATTATTTAAAGCAGCTTGTGACTCTGAAAACAGATCTTGAACAAGAGGC GTTAAGGAATGAACAACTAACAGTGTATCTCAGTAAGCTTTCACTAGAGAAAGAACAAACAGCAcaagagaaaaatgctgtggctgcagaagtCAAGAAACTGCAAGAACAACAAGAG GAtagtaagaaaaaagaagaaaatacaaagcagTTAGTTGAAAATCTAGAAGAGGCAAATAGCCAGCTAAG AAATGAACTGGAGtctttgaagcagaaaatggCAAAGACAGGTGAAGAGATGAGAAGTGCACTggatgaaagagaagaaaat ATGAACAATTTAAAGAAGCaggtggaaaataaaaccaaatgcaTTGAAGAGTTGCAGCAGGAG AATAAGGTGCTGCCAAAGAAACTTActgcagaaagcaagaaaagcaataCTTATGAAGGGAAG GTGAATAAATTGCAGATAGAGATGGAAAAGATGAACAAGCAACATAAGGAAGCAGCTGACATCTATCAAAAAGACAtagaaacaagaaaaggaaatgaaaataaacttcGTGAAGAG AATGAATATGATAAAATGGTTGAAGAAAAAGATGCAGAGttaaaagtatataaaatgaaacagcaaaagcagtTCTCATCAGCAAGAGCACTG GAAAATGAGCTGTCATCTTTGAAAAGTGAACTGGCCTCCCTTAAGGAacaactgaaagcagaaattgaaGAAAAG GAGAATCTTGTAAAAGAGCACTCTCACAGTATGATTCctgaaagtgaaaagaaacacaag ACATATGCTATAAAGACTCCTCCAATGGATAAGATGCACAGTGGAAGAAGCACAAACCTGccttcagagcagagcagcaggaaaaagcagaaagtgcTTGTGCAGCTGGACACTCAGTcagacagctctgagcacactGACCTCCTG AGCATAGTCTCGgaagaagaaatgtttaaaaatttgtaCAAAGATTTTCCACAAGCTTCGCGATTACATTCCCCAGCACCAAAAAAG CTCCATCCAGTGTGA
- the LOC118700553 gene encoding synaptonemal complex protein 1-like isoform X11 — protein MNELFSKLYKEAEKIKQWKLTVETELNQKERKLQENKKTIEAQNKAIQELQFENENLHLKLEDEICENKDLLKEAAASRHLCNLLKETCTRFTEKTSKHEQEKAETIQLYEELHSNIERMTAAFEELRVQAENDRSEMSFKLKEEAEKVDKFEKECKLEVSQKEKQISALTIERDEKDDVIKDIKAQLQTSQNKIADLMEAKLHHEEMLKESQVSKEHLRAELEEAKMSLQKAEVTQKNLETELQTRVKTLIQVTGEKEEQEEECKKMKALLAALTEEFETSVANLKSLLQEEQNRLKKYEDDSKLLTLELQKKSAELEEMTKVKCDKEVQLEELSETLDSKKKEENTKQLVENLEEANSQLRNELESLKQKMAKTGEEMRSALDEREENMNNLKKQVENKTKCIEELQQENKVLPKKLTAESKKSNTYEGKVNKLQIEMEKMNKQHKEAADIYQKDIETRKGNENKLREENEYDKMVEEKDAELKVYKMKQQKQFSSARALENELSSLKSELASLKEQLKAEIEEKENLVKEHSHSMIPESEKKHKTYAIKTPPMDKMHSGRSTNLPSEQSSRKKQKVLVQLDTQSDSSEHTDLLSIVSEEEMFKNLYKDFPQASRLHSPAPKKLHPV, from the exons ATGAATGAATTGTTCTCAAAACTCTACAAAGAGGCTGAGAAGATCAAGCAGTGGAAACTGACTGTGGAAACAGAATTaaaccagaaagaaagaaagctccaggaaaataaaaagactaTTGAAGCACAGAATAAAGCCATTCAAGAACTGCAG tttgaaaatgaaaacctccATTTGAAACTGGAAGATGAGATATGTGAAAATAAAGATCTCTTGAAAGA AGCTGCTGCTTCGAGGCATCTGTGTAACCTGCTCAAGGAAACCTGCACTCGCTTCACAGAGAAGACCAGTAAAC ATGaacaggaaaaggcagaaacaaTACAATTGTATGAGGAACTTCATAGCAACATAGAA agAATGACAGCGGCATTTGAAGAGCTTCGTGTGCAAGCAGAGAACGACAGATCGGAAATGAGTTTCAAAT taaaagaagaagcagaaaaagtgGACAAGTTTGAAAAAGAATGCAAACTGGAAGTCagtcaaaaggaaaagcag aTTTCAGCTCTCACCATagagagagatgaaaaagaTGATGTCATAAAAGACATCAAGGCTCAGCTGCAGACGTCACAAAATAAGATTGCTGACTTAATGGAAGCAAAAT taCATCATGAAGAAATGTTAAAGGAATCCCAGGTCAGTAAAGAACAtttgagggcagagctggaagagGCTAAAATGTCATTGCAAAAGGCAGAG GTTACTCAAAAGAACTTGGAAACTGAGCTCCAGACTAGAGTGAAAACATTAATTCAGGTtactggagaaaaggaagagcaggaggaagaatgtaaaaaaatgaaGGCTTTGCTTGCAGCCCTGACAGAGGAGTTTGAGACTTCTGTTGCCAATTTGAAAAGCTTGCTGCAAGAAGAGCAAAATAG ATTAAAGAAATATGAAGATGATTCAAAGCTGCTTACCTTGGAGCTCCAAAAGAAATCTGCTGAACTGG AAGAGATGACTAAAGTAAAATGTGATAAAGAAGTGCAACTTGAAGAGCTGTCAGAAACTCTg GAtagtaagaaaaaagaagaaaatacaaagcagTTAGTTGAAAATCTAGAAGAGGCAAATAGCCAGCTAAG AAATGAACTGGAGtctttgaagcagaaaatggCAAAGACAGGTGAAGAGATGAGAAGTGCACTggatgaaagagaagaaaat ATGAACAATTTAAAGAAGCaggtggaaaataaaaccaaatgcaTTGAAGAGTTGCAGCAGGAG AATAAGGTGCTGCCAAAGAAACTTActgcagaaagcaagaaaagcaataCTTATGAAGGGAAG GTGAATAAATTGCAGATAGAGATGGAAAAGATGAACAAGCAACATAAGGAAGCAGCTGACATCTATCAAAAAGACAtagaaacaagaaaaggaaatgaaaataaacttcGTGAAGAG AATGAATATGATAAAATGGTTGAAGAAAAAGATGCAGAGttaaaagtatataaaatgaaacagcaaaagcagtTCTCATCAGCAAGAGCACTG GAAAATGAGCTGTCATCTTTGAAAAGTGAACTGGCCTCCCTTAAGGAacaactgaaagcagaaattgaaGAAAAG GAGAATCTTGTAAAAGAGCACTCTCACAGTATGATTCctgaaagtgaaaagaaacacaag ACATATGCTATAAAGACTCCTCCAATGGATAAGATGCACAGTGGAAGAAGCACAAACCTGccttcagagcagagcagcaggaaaaagcagaaagtgcTTGTGCAGCTGGACACTCAGTcagacagctctgagcacactGACCTCCTG AGCATAGTCTCGgaagaagaaatgtttaaaaatttgtaCAAAGATTTTCCACAAGCTTCGCGATTACATTCCCCAGCACCAAAAAAG CTCCATCCAGTGTGA